The Nitrospirales bacterium genome includes a window with the following:
- the mobB gene encoding molybdopterin-guanine dinucleotide biosynthesis protein B gives MAPPILCFVGRSNSGKTTLIERLIPELTHAGYRVSTIKHAGHGFELDTEGKDSWRHKRAGASTVIVLSKGSMAMFADVPEEMKVEEVRDRFVNAEIDLIIAEGWKSEGYPKIVVVRESLDEVPVSPDGLLAIVSMKPIAQVPVPCLDRDDIKGLAEIVIKNFPLSSYT, from the coding sequence ATGGCTCCTCCCATTCTGTGCTTTGTTGGACGATCCAACAGTGGAAAAACCACGTTAATTGAACGATTGATTCCCGAACTCACTCACGCCGGCTATCGAGTCTCGACCATTAAACATGCCGGTCATGGCTTCGAGCTTGATACCGAGGGAAAGGATAGCTGGCGTCATAAACGTGCCGGCGCGAGTACGGTGATTGTCCTGTCCAAGGGAAGTATGGCTATGTTTGCCGATGTGCCAGAAGAGATGAAAGTCGAAGAAGTTCGGGACCGTTTCGTGAATGCTGAAATTGACCTGATCATTGCGGAAGGGTGGAAGAGCGAAGGCTACCCCAAAATTGTCGTGGTTCGTGAATCCCTTGATGAAGTTCCTGTTTCACCAGACGGATTACTGGCGATTGTTTCGATGAAACCGATTGCTCAGGTTCCGGTGCCGTGTTTGGATCGAGATGATATTAAAGGACTTGCAGAGATCGTAATTAAGAATTTCCCTCTTTCCTCGTACACGTGA
- a CDS encoding NapC/NirT family cytochrome c → MASGKALGLIAALVGVVLLGGAVAIPLTNDPAFCASCHTIKPAYDTWKASTHKEVTCVACHVRPGIQGFLEDKVLAGLEDVAITFFGTPTEYHNLQSHVASDVCLSCHRAVLRISEVSSRDLPRRVKDVGLIMSHRMHMEAFEARNQGEGCTTCHARVVHGTPIKGYDIVIPRGHAGLDDQRYEPQYPKDSKLWEASMADCVRCHDNRTTHEGRVVSKKCETCHLPDKIGDFLF, encoded by the coding sequence ATGGCTTCAGGCAAAGCCCTCGGTCTGATCGCAGCCCTGGTGGGTGTGGTTCTCCTCGGGGGTGCCGTAGCCATTCCCCTCACGAACGATCCGGCGTTTTGTGCCAGTTGTCATACCATCAAACCAGCCTATGATACATGGAAGGCGTCGACGCATAAGGAAGTCACGTGTGTGGCTTGTCATGTTCGGCCGGGAATCCAAGGGTTTCTTGAGGATAAAGTTCTGGCTGGCTTAGAGGATGTCGCCATAACCTTTTTCGGCACTCCGACGGAATATCATAATTTGCAGTCTCATGTTGCTTCGGATGTCTGTCTGAGCTGTCATCGCGCGGTCCTGCGGATTTCTGAAGTTTCAAGCCGAGACCTGCCCAGACGCGTTAAGGATGTTGGGCTCATCATGAGTCATCGAATGCATATGGAAGCGTTTGAGGCTAGAAACCAGGGTGAGGGTTGCACGACCTGTCATGCGAGAGTGGTTCACGGAACCCCGATAAAAGGCTATGATATCGTCATCCCGCGCGGGCATGCCGGTCTCGATGATCAACGCTATGAGCCGCAATACCCAAAGGACTCAAAACTTTGGGAGGCTTCGATGGCTGACTGTGTCCGCTGTCACGACAATCGGACGACTCATGAAGGACGAGTCGTCAGTAAAAAATGTGAAACCTGCCATCTCCCCGATAAAATTGGGGATTTCTTGTTTTAG
- a CDS encoding ABC transporter ATP-binding protein: protein MGMMSQPLVQVRNLTKRFGDFCAVDDISFDIQPGEILGVLGPNGAGKTTTIHMLLGLITPTSGSIRIFGLDLATHRETILRDVNFSSTYISMPFSLTVEENLKVIARLYGLRDIQQKIDAMIKHLDMQDIQHKLTRKLSSGQMSRLTLAKAILTEPKVLLLDEPTASLDPDITHKIKAFLQEYRRSENLSILYTSHNMREMEEMSDRIIFLQHGRIVAEGTAAEIVQRFGQNDLEEVFLKLAREGRDTP from the coding sequence ATGGGAATGATGTCCCAACCGCTAGTGCAAGTCCGCAATCTGACGAAGCGGTTCGGCGACTTTTGTGCGGTCGACGATATTTCGTTTGATATCCAACCTGGTGAAATTCTGGGTGTGCTCGGCCCCAACGGGGCGGGAAAGACCACAACCATTCACATGTTGCTCGGGCTTATCACGCCGACATCCGGATCGATCCGGATTTTTGGATTGGATCTGGCCACGCATCGAGAAACCATCCTCCGCGACGTCAACTTTTCCTCCACCTATATTTCGATGCCCTTCTCGTTAACGGTTGAAGAAAACCTCAAAGTCATTGCCCGGTTGTATGGGCTCCGCGATATCCAGCAGAAGATTGATGCCATGATTAAGCATTTGGACATGCAAGACATTCAACATAAACTCACTCGAAAATTATCATCGGGGCAAATGTCTCGATTGACGTTGGCGAAAGCCATTTTGACTGAGCCGAAAGTTTTGTTGTTGGACGAGCCCACCGCCAGCCTTGATCCTGACATTACCCACAAAATCAAAGCGTTTTTACAAGAATATCGCCGTTCGGAAAATCTCAGTATTCTCTACACATCGCACAATATGCGTGAGATGGAAGAGATGTCGGATCGCATCATTTTCCTGCAACACGGAAGAATCGTTGCCGAAGGCACTGCCGCAGAAATTGTGCAGCGGTTCGGTCAAAACGACCTTGAAGAAGTCTTTTTAAAGTTGGCAAGAGAGGGACGAGACACACCGTGA
- a CDS encoding ABC transporter permease, with translation MNVRRIGGLLSRHLYLYQRSVARLLEIFYWPFLDLVVWGFITIYLARQGNELHGAVTFFLGALILWDVLFRAQQGIALSFLEEMWARNLMNLFASPLTVGEYLAATMVMSILKVTAVGSLMMLFALLVYSYDIFAIGVALIPFIFNLLLSGWIIGVLTTSIIMRFGQQAEVLAWGMVFLFQPISCVFYPLEVLPEALQYVAWFVPPAHVFEGMRQVLLSHQFPSLHLIWAAGLNAVYLTGMVFWFYRTFNICKERGMLVRVGE, from the coding sequence GTGAACGTCAGGCGAATCGGAGGGCTCTTATCCCGTCACTTGTACTTATACCAGCGCAGCGTTGCACGTCTCCTTGAAATCTTCTACTGGCCATTTTTGGATTTGGTGGTTTGGGGGTTCATCACGATCTATCTGGCCAGGCAAGGCAATGAACTGCATGGTGCGGTCACGTTTTTTCTAGGAGCATTGATTCTATGGGATGTACTCTTTCGGGCTCAACAGGGGATTGCCCTCTCTTTCCTGGAAGAAATGTGGGCACGAAATCTGATGAACCTGTTCGCCAGTCCTCTCACGGTCGGCGAATATTTGGCCGCGACGATGGTGATGAGCATCTTAAAGGTGACGGCTGTTGGATCGTTGATGATGCTGTTCGCCCTGCTCGTGTACTCGTATGATATTTTCGCCATTGGAGTGGCCTTGATTCCCTTTATCTTCAATCTGCTGCTCTCTGGATGGATCATCGGCGTGTTGACGACCTCCATTATCATGCGATTTGGTCAGCAAGCGGAAGTGCTGGCATGGGGGATGGTCTTTCTCTTTCAACCCATATCGTGCGTGTTCTATCCGCTCGAGGTCTTACCGGAAGCTCTCCAGTACGTTGCCTGGTTCGTTCCGCCTGCCCATGTCTTTGAAGGCATGCGTCAGGTTCTCCTCAGCCACCAATTTCCAAGTCTTCATCTGATATGGGCGGCGGGCCTCAATGCTGTGTATCTTACGGGGATGGTCTTTTGGTTTTACCGTACGTTCAATATCTGCAAGGAGCGTGGGATGCTCGTGCGGGTTGGGGAGTGA
- a CDS encoding alpha/beta hydrolase, translated as MSRISKERMDKALEQLKTISAEDYEKVKGMANIVRPLRSVLHKTPDDYGMTGWKDLVIPSDDGTPLEAWYIPAKGGASNKLVIFNHALPMCRSGFPGHLGEPWSLYDAVEIDFVIQYKHLTDAGYNVLTYDIRNHGNSSAANNGLSGIGQWEWRDCVGVKKFVDHHPTLSKMKVALYSQCMGGNSQYHAIHRHPDLFENVQCMVSPMVVSMAAIYDAFSELQGVRQYQELIDLELLKMGAFVAAEMTPHLWAASVKMPVLMVQVLKDSWTRNPEDAQETFDLLGSKEKELLWIEDTTRRFKDGYNYFGRYPEKIMPFIDKYMN; from the coding sequence ATGAGCAGAATATCCAAAGAACGTATGGATAAGGCCTTGGAACAACTCAAAACCATTTCCGCTGAGGATTATGAAAAGGTCAAAGGGATGGCCAACATCGTTCGCCCCTTGCGCAGCGTGCTCCACAAAACACCGGACGATTATGGGATGACTGGCTGGAAGGATCTCGTCATTCCCTCAGACGACGGCACTCCGCTGGAGGCCTGGTATATCCCGGCTAAGGGTGGCGCGAGCAACAAGCTGGTCATCTTTAACCACGCGCTACCGATGTGTCGTTCAGGCTTTCCTGGGCATTTGGGTGAACCGTGGAGCCTGTATGACGCGGTGGAGATCGACTTCGTGATCCAATACAAGCATCTGACCGATGCTGGCTACAACGTGCTCACCTATGACATTCGCAATCACGGCAACAGCAGTGCTGCCAATAACGGTCTGAGCGGCATCGGGCAATGGGAGTGGCGTGACTGTGTCGGGGTCAAGAAATTTGTAGACCACCACCCGACGCTCTCCAAAATGAAGGTTGCCCTCTACAGCCAGTGTATGGGTGGAAATTCACAATATCACGCGATCCACCGCCATCCTGACCTGTTTGAAAACGTGCAATGCATGGTGAGCCCTATGGTCGTTTCCATGGCGGCGATCTACGATGCGTTCTCGGAGTTGCAGGGCGTGAGGCAGTATCAGGAATTGATCGATCTGGAACTGCTCAAGATGGGTGCGTTTGTTGCTGCTGAAATGACTCCGCATTTGTGGGCCGCCAGCGTAAAGATGCCAGTGTTGATGGTGCAAGTTCTGAAAGATAGCTGGACTCGTAATCCCGAAGACGCACAGGAAACCTTCGATCTACTCGGCAGCAAGGAGAAGGAATTACTGTGGATCGAGGACACCACACGGCGGTTCAAGGATGGGTATAATTATTTCGGGCGCTATCCCGAAAAAATCATGCCCTTTATCGACAAGTATATGAATTAG
- a CDS encoding MogA/MoaB family molybdenum cofactor biosynthesis protein, which yields MSGHHHPHTSSTTAPSHVQHKESGPKAIGCMVVTCSDTRTPETDTSGQLIQHLLKQRHHEVHVYEIIKDEPVEVQRLLKEAGENEAIETIIINGGTGISRRDATFEAVAGLLEKRLDGFGEIFRHLSYKEIGSPAMLSRAVAGLYRGRVIFSIPGSRGAVQLAMEELILPEMGHIVGEMRK from the coding sequence ATGTCAGGACATCATCACCCTCACACAAGCTCAACGACCGCCCCTTCCCACGTGCAACATAAAGAGTCTGGCCCCAAAGCCATCGGCTGTATGGTCGTGACATGCAGTGATACCCGAACCCCGGAGACCGATACGAGCGGCCAACTGATCCAGCATCTGCTGAAGCAGCGACATCACGAAGTGCATGTCTATGAAATCATCAAAGATGAACCGGTAGAAGTCCAACGGCTTCTCAAAGAGGCGGGTGAAAATGAGGCGATCGAAACCATAATTATTAACGGAGGAACTGGGATCTCGCGACGGGATGCCACCTTCGAAGCCGTGGCGGGACTGTTAGAAAAACGCCTTGATGGATTTGGTGAAATTTTCCGGCATTTAAGCTACAAAGAAATCGGATCTCCAGCCATGCTGAGTCGTGCCGTGGCCGGTCTCTATCGAGGCCGAGTCATTTTTTCAATTCCAGGGTCCAGGGGCGCCGTGCAATTGGCCATGGAAGAACTCATCTTGCCGGAGATGGGCCACATCGTGGGTGAAATGCGAAAATAG
- a CDS encoding (2Fe-2S) ferredoxin domain-containing protein — MPKPKYHILVCTNSRPPGHPKPSCGAQGSQNLLMALNMGLIERGVQPGEVLVTGSTCLGPCEQGPTVVVYPDGTWYSQVKEEDVPKILDGHIKGGQPVADLKPDQVWG, encoded by the coding sequence ATGCCAAAACCCAAATATCATATTTTAGTCTGCACGAATTCACGGCCGCCGGGTCATCCGAAGCCCTCTTGTGGCGCACAAGGCTCACAAAACCTTCTCATGGCTTTGAACATGGGATTGATCGAACGGGGTGTCCAACCGGGAGAAGTGCTCGTGACCGGGTCGACCTGCCTTGGTCCCTGTGAGCAAGGGCCAACGGTCGTCGTCTACCCAGATGGAACCTGGTATTCTCAAGTCAAGGAAGAAGATGTCCCTAAAATCCTTGATGGACATATTAAGGGCGGACAACCGGTTGCTGACTTGAAGCCCGATCAAGTCTGGGGCTGA
- a CDS encoding gamma-glutamylcyclotransferase, whose amino-acid sequence MKFFVYADNLNPTQLKRRAPEHKFLYKAYLQDHTIQFCRWSSQWRCGLATIAPSQGERVWGVVLEITDEDLKELDKFEGDLPDGAFRHLEVHVITEDDQKELVLTHSAHAIGKFKAKDHYLDWILTGVRHWKLPDECTEMWELFRPH is encoded by the coding sequence ATGAAGTTCTTCGTGTATGCAGACAATCTCAATCCAACTCAGTTGAAACGCCGGGCTCCTGAACACAAGTTCCTGTATAAGGCTTACCTCCAAGACCATACGATTCAATTCTGTCGATGGTCTTCGCAATGGCGATGTGGGCTCGCAACCATTGCGCCATCACAAGGGGAACGGGTTTGGGGCGTGGTCTTAGAAATCACGGATGAAGACCTCAAAGAGTTGGACAAGTTTGAAGGCGATCTGCCTGACGGGGCATTTCGACACCTCGAAGTCCACGTCATCACAGAGGATGATCAAAAAGAACTCGTGCTGACCCATTCAGCTCATGCCATCGGAAAATTTAAGGCCAAAGATCATTATCTAGACTGGATCCTTACCGGGGTTCGCCATTGGAAGCTTCCAGATGAGTGTACGGAGATGTGGGAACTTTTCCGTCCTCACTAA
- a CDS encoding retroviral-like aspartic protease family protein — MNTPLVRWAFLFTVLVLGQHFVFKHLAWDFLQDVDKSQVHAALSTIVQGNDATLPSIDDEESIPLEWNGVWLASVELNHLHETNLIIDSGATITTISTQLADRLGLFPDPYLPKLSVKTANGQVEAWVAKIDSIRVGEIERTNLPVAVLDFGDHSGQNMNGLLGLNFLDGFQWHLDQTQRRLILRPKS; from the coding sequence ATGAATACCCCATTAGTCAGATGGGCCTTCCTCTTCACTGTGCTCGTACTCGGGCAACATTTCGTGTTCAAACATCTGGCCTGGGACTTCTTACAAGATGTCGATAAGAGTCAGGTCCATGCGGCGCTCTCAACAATCGTGCAGGGAAATGACGCAACCTTGCCTAGCATCGATGATGAGGAAAGTATTCCCCTCGAGTGGAATGGCGTGTGGTTGGCAAGCGTTGAACTGAATCATCTGCATGAGACCAATCTGATCATCGACAGTGGGGCCACGATCACAACCATCTCGACTCAACTCGCCGATAGGCTCGGACTGTTCCCAGACCCGTACCTGCCAAAACTTTCGGTCAAAACTGCCAACGGTCAAGTGGAAGCCTGGGTAGCGAAGATCGACTCAATACGAGTCGGAGAAATTGAGCGAACGAACCTCCCCGTCGCAGTCTTGGATTTCGGCGATCATTCTGGACAAAACATGAATGGGCTACTCGGGCTGAATTTCTTGGACGGATTCCAGTGGCACCTTGACCAAACACAACGACGCCTTATCCTGCGACCAAAATCGTAA
- a CDS encoding AAA family ATPase — MMEQNLQILVVGGDAAIEREFESALQGVTGCHCVTSYAANYRRAEEMALSRQPNLICVDMEQDFDELKRFTQDMRHLLPDTTVAAMYRPDQLSAERSESAIVIDGIRANIKDYLRHPLSSTELRQLLDRVYAPRYSKPVTSGKLVAFVSNTGGVGKSTLAVNAATLLATRHPGRVLLIDASLQLGVCSVMLDLLSPTSLVDAVREKDRLDETLLRQLTTTHASGLNVLTAPFDAVEGAEVDEESMYRILNFARRTFDYVIVDSFPILDSTVISILDLSDVVYVVMLGTAPNVVATSKFLPILEGLGVPQTRHRLLLNQNYRSFTGNLSSRDIEERLARRFHHVFPYQKQLRASANAGIPYCLNHSKRFGFYQSLHRLVNEIECLDPSDQSLSLKPYKESSWRQFSELVERWWRG, encoded by the coding sequence ATGATGGAACAGAATCTACAAATTTTAGTCGTTGGTGGAGATGCCGCGATTGAGAGAGAGTTTGAATCAGCCTTGCAGGGGGTGACGGGCTGTCACTGCGTCACCTCGTATGCCGCGAATTATCGACGGGCAGAAGAAATGGCATTAAGTCGTCAGCCCAATTTGATCTGTGTCGACATGGAGCAGGACTTCGATGAATTGAAACGCTTTACGCAAGATATGCGGCACTTACTTCCTGATACGACAGTGGCTGCGATGTATCGACCGGATCAATTGAGTGCTGAACGTTCAGAAAGTGCCATTGTCATCGACGGGATTCGCGCCAACATCAAAGATTATTTGCGGCACCCACTTTCGAGCACCGAACTTCGGCAATTGCTCGATCGCGTATATGCGCCACGGTATTCAAAGCCCGTGACTTCGGGCAAATTGGTCGCTTTTGTGAGCAATACGGGCGGGGTCGGGAAGTCGACGTTAGCCGTGAATGCCGCGACGCTGTTAGCGACGAGACATCCTGGACGCGTGTTATTGATTGACGCTTCGCTCCAATTGGGCGTCTGCTCGGTGATGCTTGACTTGCTTTCGCCCACTTCGTTGGTGGATGCCGTCAGGGAAAAGGATCGATTGGATGAAACGCTATTGCGGCAATTGACCACGACGCATGCTTCCGGGCTCAATGTCTTAACCGCACCGTTCGATGCCGTGGAGGGGGCCGAAGTCGATGAAGAGTCCATGTATCGTATCCTGAATTTTGCCCGCCGGACATTTGACTATGTCATCGTGGATTCGTTTCCGATTTTGGATAGCACCGTCATTTCGATCCTGGATTTGTCGGATGTGGTCTATGTCGTCATGTTAGGAACTGCCCCAAATGTCGTGGCCACCTCGAAGTTTCTTCCTATTTTAGAGGGACTTGGGGTCCCTCAGACGAGACATCGTCTGCTCTTGAATCAAAATTATCGATCCTTTACCGGGAATCTGAGCTCGAGAGACATTGAAGAACGTTTAGCCCGTCGCTTCCATCATGTGTTCCCTTACCAGAAGCAATTGCGTGCATCGGCCAATGCCGGAATACCATATTGTCTGAATCATTCCAAACGATTCGGGTTTTATCAGAGCTTGCACCGGTTGGTGAATGAAATTGAATGTCTCGACCCGTCGGATCAGTCCTTATCACTGAAGCCCTACAAAGAATCGTCCTGGCGACAATTCTCAGAACTCGTCGAAAGGTGGTGGCGTGGATAG
- a CDS encoding CpaF family protein, with product MDSQRNGHTTLTRSTYRERLNRSLTTRLASRLRATERQFSSTILSEGPEKDRRSFDRPKADYTTIKGMLQERMLLEIGEQYLYGSSSHEVSRAIQDFTTRILTKEHIPLNEDERRTLADELTEETIGLGPLAPLLTDPAVTDILVNGPEHVYVERFGRIERTEVKFLNKEHIARVIERIAAQMGRRIDTSWPMADLRLTDGTRVNATLPPVSTDGPTLSIRRFGRQRLRKHDLITLDVMSSEMAIFLGFAVRAKRNILISGGTGAGKSTVLGALAESIPAHERIVTIEDTVELSLDQEHVVRLETRPANIEGRGIINTRDLLINTLRMRPDRIVVGEVRGDEAVDMLQAMNTGHEGSMSTIHANSPPDALSRLETMVMMAGSDLPSFAIREQIVSAIHLVIHVRRYEDGLRRVERISEVVGRDGVKIIMQDLFQYHRPGVHGSGTGYFGSCGVVPRMLLDFQEYGLDVPFSLFEARNHNVVV from the coding sequence GTGGATAGTCAGCGCAATGGACATACGACGCTCACTCGGTCTACGTATCGTGAACGCCTCAATCGTTCGTTGACGACAAGATTGGCCTCACGCTTGCGAGCCACAGAACGGCAGTTTTCATCGACTATTTTAAGCGAAGGGCCGGAGAAAGATCGCAGATCCTTCGATCGTCCCAAGGCTGATTACACGACGATTAAGGGCATGCTGCAAGAACGGATGCTGCTGGAAATCGGCGAACAATACTTATACGGAAGCAGTAGTCATGAGGTTTCTCGCGCCATACAGGATTTCACCACACGTATTCTTACGAAGGAGCACATTCCTCTGAATGAAGATGAACGACGAACTCTTGCGGATGAACTGACGGAGGAGACGATCGGACTTGGCCCCTTAGCCCCGTTATTAACCGATCCGGCTGTCACGGATATCCTGGTAAATGGCCCAGAGCATGTCTACGTCGAACGGTTTGGTCGAATCGAACGAACGGAGGTGAAGTTCCTCAATAAGGAGCATATTGCACGAGTCATCGAACGTATTGCCGCACAAATGGGAAGGCGCATTGATACTTCCTGGCCCATGGCAGACCTTCGGCTGACGGATGGAACCCGTGTCAACGCGACGTTGCCTCCCGTTTCGACGGATGGACCGACGCTCTCCATACGACGTTTTGGCCGACAACGATTACGCAAGCATGATCTCATCACGCTGGATGTGATGTCCTCGGAAATGGCCATATTTTTGGGATTTGCTGTTCGGGCTAAGCGGAATATCTTGATCTCGGGAGGAACGGGAGCGGGGAAGTCGACCGTACTCGGTGCGCTCGCGGAATCAATCCCTGCGCATGAACGGATCGTCACGATCGAAGATACTGTTGAGCTTTCGCTCGATCAGGAGCATGTGGTGCGGCTGGAGACGCGACCAGCCAATATCGAAGGCCGTGGAATCATCAATACGCGAGACTTGCTGATCAACACGCTTCGCATGAGACCGGATCGGATCGTGGTTGGCGAAGTTCGCGGAGACGAAGCCGTCGATATGCTTCAGGCTATGAATACCGGGCATGAAGGCAGCATGAGCACCATTCATGCGAACTCTCCGCCTGATGCGCTCTCCCGCTTGGAAACGATGGTCATGATGGCCGGATCGGATTTGCCGTCCTTCGCCATTCGAGAGCAAATTGTCTCAGCCATTCATCTAGTGATTCACGTCAGGCGTTATGAAGATGGACTGAGGCGGGTCGAACGGATCTCAGAGGTCGTGGGCCGGGACGGCGTGAAAATCATCATGCAGGACTTGTTTCAATACCATCGTCCAGGAGTCCACGGTTCGGGGACGGGATATTTTGGGTCGTGCGGAGTCGTCCCACGGATGCTTCTGGATTTTCAAGAGTATGGTTTGGATGTTCCATTTAGTTTATTTGAAGCGAGAAATCATAATGTCGTGGTATGA
- a CDS encoding type II secretion system F family protein yields MSWYEFGLLFVFSGLSAVAGYAWWDIRTRQRYARRLEGLFTSIHERHFQRRIHLFPKRHRFLSIILSVGLFVVLVEFLDIALPFACAASVLTGVVSYLLEAHFVRRQLDEIEQQLADVIDLIIGLLHTGLTLPKTLEMAMHETRKPLKPFLVDMVSRIRLGDDPPSVIQQLAKQIPLETFQLFSSILSVQWWSGGRLTTTLMNVSAVIRSRLELDRRIRTQSVESHLSVLSILFITYGLSLLMWYLNPVGMEAFLSTPVGSYLGAGAIIVQALGILWIARLSRISF; encoded by the coding sequence ATGTCGTGGTATGAATTCGGTCTTTTGTTCGTGTTTTCAGGTCTGTCTGCCGTCGCCGGTTATGCCTGGTGGGATATCCGGACGAGACAGCGGTATGCCCGCCGTTTGGAGGGCCTCTTCACCTCGATTCATGAACGCCATTTTCAACGTCGGATTCACCTGTTTCCTAAACGGCACCGGTTTCTCTCCATCATTTTGAGTGTTGGTCTGTTTGTGGTTCTGGTTGAATTTCTCGATATCGCTCTTCCATTCGCTTGTGCGGCGAGTGTCTTGACAGGTGTGGTGAGTTACTTATTGGAAGCGCATTTCGTTCGACGTCAACTCGATGAAATTGAACAACAACTGGCGGATGTGATCGATCTCATTATCGGGTTGCTTCACACCGGGTTAACATTGCCGAAAACCTTGGAGATGGCGATGCATGAAACACGGAAGCCACTCAAGCCGTTCCTCGTCGATATGGTGAGCCGCATCCGTTTAGGTGATGATCCGCCCTCTGTGATTCAACAGCTTGCCAAACAAATACCTCTCGAGACGTTTCAACTTTTTTCATCGATCCTGTCGGTGCAATGGTGGAGCGGGGGGCGTTTAACGACGACGCTCATGAATGTCAGCGCCGTAATTCGAAGTCGTCTCGAGCTTGACCGCCGAATCCGGACGCAGAGCGTTGAATCCCATCTCTCAGTGCTCTCCATCTTATTTATCACGTATGGCTTGTCGTTGCTGATGTGGTATCTCAACCCCGTAGGAATGGAAGCGTTCTTGTCTACGCCGGTGGGCTCCTATCTTGGCGCCGGAGCCATCATTGTTCAAGCATTAGGAATTCTTTGGATTGCTCGATTAAGTAGGATTTCTTTTTAA
- a CDS encoding type II secretion system F family protein, with protein sequence MAHVTLLCILFLCSIICLIGIRALYRRQQCMKRIGELVGIAKEEEGPRERRSLMRRWLALAGFRHASASLFFLGSMVASSWSALILLAVLNYLAIFNGPIETLLRVPSTFVHMVGLAGYGIPLLVFFLIAGMPIFVVRGARTKRIRQVEQDLPLFLDLLSTLAEAGMSFDLALGKILSSQPSARALSMEFRIFQREASLGISRLKCFRRLSQRLSIPSVSLFIAALIQSEQLGANVAETLRRQAEDLRHRRQEQAMLHAQGLSVKLVFPLVLCFLPGIFIATLGPTVYQLIHIVGGVTGAF encoded by the coding sequence ATGGCGCACGTTACGCTCCTGTGCATTTTGTTTTTATGTTCCATTATCTGTCTGATCGGTATTCGTGCTCTCTATCGGCGTCAACAATGCATGAAGCGGATTGGAGAACTGGTCGGGATCGCCAAGGAAGAAGAAGGCCCACGAGAACGACGAAGTCTCATGCGAAGATGGCTGGCTTTGGCCGGATTCCGACATGCTTCGGCATCACTGTTTTTTCTCGGCTCGATGGTCGCCTCATCTTGGTCCGCACTGATCCTTCTGGCAGTCTTGAACTACTTGGCTATTTTCAATGGTCCCATCGAAACACTCCTACGCGTGCCCAGTACGTTTGTCCACATGGTAGGGCTTGCAGGATATGGTATTCCTCTCCTCGTATTCTTTCTAATTGCCGGCATGCCGATTTTTGTCGTGAGAGGGGCGCGGACGAAACGTATCAGACAGGTCGAACAGGACCTGCCTTTGTTCCTTGACCTTCTGTCCACATTGGCGGAAGCCGGGATGAGTTTTGATTTGGCGCTTGGAAAAATTTTGAGCTCACAGCCATCGGCGCGCGCACTCAGCATGGAATTTCGGATTTTTCAACGGGAAGCGTCTTTAGGCATCTCCCGTTTGAAGTGCTTCCGGCGTCTCTCTCAACGTCTCTCGATACCCTCAGTCTCTCTATTTATCGCGGCCCTGATTCAAAGTGAGCAACTCGGCGCCAACGTCGCGGAAACGCTTCGCCGGCAGGCCGAAGACTTGCGGCATCGACGGCAAGAACAGGCAATGTTGCATGCCCAGGGATTGTCGGTGAAACTCGTCTTTCCCCTCGTGCTGTGCTTTCTTCCGGGAATTTTCATCGCCACGCTCGGCCCCACCGTCTATCAACTCATTCATATTGTTGGCGGAGTGACGGGGGCCTTTTAG